tcaatgtctACCGTCAACTGTTCGATTACCATTACATTCtttgaaatattttcttttgtgttcaacagaagaaagaaactcatacaggtttggaacaacttgaaagtgagtaaattatgacagaattttcatttttgggtgaaaaatCCCTCTAAAATTATTGTCACTTACCATATGTATAtgcattttttgtaaattttttcaCAAAGAAATTATCAATCAATAAACTTTGATTTAACACTTTAATTCAacttttattatacatttatttgtatttatttaaatgtatttattatacatttatttcaaaaaaaaaaaaagagaggtaGCAGGATAGGACACTGTAAGATAAGGATAGAATAGGTAATGATATAAGGTGAAAGGAAGTAATGTAAGTTGAGAGGAAGCAGTACAACATAAAAGGAAGCAGGGTATGAGAAAAAAATGGTGTAGGATAAAAGGAAGTAGGCAGGATGAGAGGAAGTGGTATAGGATAAGAGGACATAGGATAAGATAAGAGAAAGCAAGGATGAATGAGAGGATAGGAAGCAGTATATAATAGGAGGAATTAGGATGAGATGAGAGTATATAGCAGAAGTATATTAAGTATAAGAGTATAAAAGAGTATAGTAGGAAGTAGTCTATGAtaagaggaaaataatcaagCCAGGATGaaaggaaataaaaaaattatatgaccACAGGAAGCGGTATAGGAAGTAAGATAGGATGAGGGAAAGTTGGGTTGGGAGGAAGTTGTGTGTAATAAAAACCTGCTTAAAAACCTGTGTGTGAACActttcactaaaaaaaaaaaaagagggttCATTAAATACTGTACATTCATACTTAATTTCTGAACCAACTAAAACCAAAGATGAGATAAAACAAGAATGGATGAAAGCAAGGATGATGTTGTACAATAGGAAGTATGATATGACAATATAAAGTAGAATAGGATAAGAGAAAGCAAGCAAAGATGAGAGGATGTATGAAATATAACCAGAAGAAGTGGTATaggatacacacacacacataagaaTTTCAGTTATTTTTTAAACCATTTCAGAGTAACAAACATTGTGTCTTGTAGCTTGATCTGGGTACAATGTCTGCAAAAAATTACAAGTTTGACCAATAATTGAACTAAACCAGAGTTTCCACAGCACTCAAGGGCATCCACACTActgaagaaaatattatttgttaCCACACACATTCTTTTCTGCTCTTGATTTTCCAGTTATCCCCTGCAGCAAACATCTACCAAAGCAACACACCCCGATACACACATACAGCTATACAGTATATCAACAGGAAAGACATAAAGACATACTGTACTTTGCTAGAGGCTGCTGCTGTACCTTCATAATGTACATCGATGTGTGAAATGGTATGGTGCTTACATATAGTCGATAAACCTGACCTTTCCCTGGTGCTTTGAATTTCAATCTCAGGGTTTGAATGAAGTCACGCTATGCCAAGATCCTCGGCAATCAACACTAAGCGCATCTCCAATCCAAATCTACATTTCATCTCTCTCCTACCATTACTCCCATCCTGAATTCCCaaccctctccctctctctatcCCTCTATCAACCAGTCTGTGATTAGATCTTTTCAGCAGGCCTCAGAGCAGATGGGCTCCAGTCTGTAGCATCCcaggtgtgtgtatgtgtgcgtgtgtgtgcgtgcgtgcgtgtgtgtgcgtgcatgcaGCATTTCATGTCATCATCAGGTACAGAAAGTGCCAAAAAGGTTGAGAAATGAAAAGAGTGAGAAAGGCCAGAGCAAACAAAGACTGTCAGAAGTTGAATAAAAGCCAGCATACATCTGTGTAAAAAAGGAAAGCTATTTACCAGAGATCTGTGAAGAAGATCTCAGCGATGGAACAGAAGGCCACAGACACCTCTTTCTTTGTGACGGCACCCTCAGAGGGAAATGCGGCCGCTCCAAATGCACTAGCCTATCAGGCACAGATCCATATGTGACAATGACTTAAAACAATACTCatactgttatttttattacatggaATACAAAAACAAGTTGTTCACCCTAGTAACCACTAGCTCAAAAACTCCAAaaaggatgaaaaaaaaaaaaaaaaaaaaaaaaaaaaaaatcaccatagGAATCATGTGCTAGATTCCAATATGATCAAATTTCTCCATCTCCAGtctcttaaaataaatatggCATATGTTCATTACACagtcttcagaagacttggaatatagcacaatagttttataatttttcatggcaaattataatattattttaattttattaaattaatatatgaattatattcatatgcattttcatttttatttttaaattattattatttttttttaattacaatttttgtgggggggggggggggggggggggggttacctatccctttaacacacaAACAAGAGGTTTACTCTAGATATTCACAGTCAGTTATTATCATATAATGCAAATTGAAAAATGTCTGtctataacaataaataaaaataaagaatatcACCCGACGGTAGTCAATTTTGACCAAGGCACCCAGCCCCAACAGGAGTAGCCCAACttagaaaaatttaaattaatatattattattattattattattacatttaatattgttattaatatatgaatataatctAACTTaactaaaatgctaaaaaaaaaacatgctgcaAAATACCGAAACCATTTTTCTCcactccaaaaataaaaatatattaactataaaaactattattatttattaattattatattaacacACTCAGTTTTATGGGGCACCTTTGAAAATTGTGTTGGACATTGGTAGTCAACCGGATTGAGAATCACTGCCCTACAGGGCTTCATTGTTTGTCTGCTTAAGTTTTACTGCCATCTTGTGCTGAAAGATTGAACAGAAAATTTTAAAGATTTCTAAAGAAATCCAATAGCTGCTTCCTCTTGACAAGTCATTTAGACCAGTGCTGTCCTAGACACCCCACCAttgcacattttggatgtctccctCATCTCGCACacttgattcaactcatcagctcattagtagagactgcacgACTTGAATTGAGTGTGTCCAATAAGggaaacatacaaaatgtgcagtggcaggacaggtttgagaagcaCTGATTTAGACCATTGAAGATGTATGTCTCACCCATGCGGCCCCAAAGCTCAGCGCATTATTCACAGAATCTAAATCCAATACACAGTAATGTATGCAGGACAGGAACAGCTTGTGTGATCATTTCAATTGATTGCAGTTTGCTTTGATGTAAAACAATGTCTGTGACCAACTGGTTTTCAATAGCTCCTCAACTACAGGAACAACACGCATCTGTCCTTCTGTATATTCCATTTATCTGCCCTGTATAGACAGACACAAATGTCACACAAAGACCTACGATGAGACTGGCTCAGCATGACTAAATGCTTCCTGCTATTATGTCAGTGCTAATTCCGTGCCTTCCAGAAAGCACTACTCTGATTCAGCAACTTACTTAATCAATGCAAAGAAAGTGCTGTCCACTGGGGAAACACACCATAATGATGGAATGCATCCATTATACATTAGCTAAAACTCTAAGGTTCAAAACAAAATTCCTTTGTATCTTAAAGAGTAAAATTCGGTTTACACCTGGTCCCAGCTAGTCATTCTCATTTTCAGGGTTCTGtggagtgtgtatatatatatatatatatatatatatatatatatatatatatatatatatatatatatatatatatatatatatatatatatatatatatatatggtttatTCTTGCTACTCACTGACTCAACTACTTGTACTTTTAGCTTTAACAGCATCGATAGTGTAATAcatagtttataatcagaatatagtcacttaaatagtcggGCCTAGCATTGatttagttattcaaatatTGTTAGAcgaccttaaaaaaaaaaaaaagacgtgTCTCAGTGTTCCTCAGCAAAATCCAattcgaccatcagttttcaTACTTTTGTGTGAAAGTGTCAACAcactacagggagtgcagaattattaggcaagttgattttctgatcatattttttttccaagcacattttaccaattccaatccacatcaatcttaataactactattaatattgtttttaatcatttataagtgatatataattgttcatgaaggctggaaatgaaaaatgccttatattcaggtgtgcagaattattaggcaggttttcttttacaggcaaaatgagccaaaaaagagatttaactcagactgaaaagtcaaaagttattaaatacttatgagaaggacgcaatactaatgcaatactagaaattgcaaagttaaagcatgaccaagggacagcaaaatgctcattgggtcagcggggtcaaacaaaaacaggtggaaaagaaaagacacatgttaactgcaaaataattaagaattaaggtgaagaattaagtgtaaaacaatcaggaaccctttagtctccagcgccaccattttccagaactgtaatctacctggagtctccagaagtgcaaggtgtcaggatctcagagactttacgaaggtaaagaatcctaaaaaatgatccactcttaataagaatctcaagctgaagtgttataaaatacatgaagactgggtttttataggccttatagacagacagcttgagagtgactcctgaaggaccagcaccacaatctcttgtaccactgtttgaagaattcatcttccagaatctggcagtaagttttggaagatcagttttagtccatctctgcaagacggacatttcaggataagagatggactaaaagtgaactcccacaccttactgccagattctggaagataaattcttcaaacagtggtacaagaggatgtggtgctggtccttcaagagtcactctcaagctgtctgtctataaggcctataaaaacccagtcttcatgtattttataacacttcagcttgtgattcttattaagagtgggttattttttaggattctttagctaacgtaagtctctgagatcctgacaccttgcacttctggagactccaggtaggttgcagttctggaaaatggtgttgctggagactaaagggttcctgattgTTTCACACTttattcttcaccttaattctgaattattttgcagttaacatgtgtcttttcttttccacctgtttttgtttgaccccgctgacccaatgagcatttttctGTCCATtagtcatgctttaactttgcaatttctagtattgaattagtattgcgtccttctcatgagtatttaataatttctgacttttcagtctgagttaaatctcttttttggctcattttgcctgtaaaagaaaacctgcctaataattctgcacacctgaatataaggcatttttcatttccagccttcatgaacaattatatatcacttataaatgattaaaaacaatattaatattagatattaagattgatgtggattggaattggtaaaatgtgcttggaaaaaaaatatgatcagaaaatcaacttgcctaataattctgcactccctgtataaattaaagattaattgtgcactttagttagattcattgaataaaatgtgagttttcacaagtgtgcCAAAATCTCACACTGCACTGACTGATAGGTTCTctgtgattataaagggagAGTGTGGTGCTCAATTTTTGTGtaattcattcacaagaaaagttgtTTTTTGTGAGATTTTGTGAGTACTTCATATTTCACCTTGACAAAaggtatttttaaacctagtaaTTTTAAACCTAATAATGttcaatatttattcaaaagcaAAACTGAGTGAAAAACCAATACCAATAAACTAATAAAAGCCAATAAATGCTCCTCTGCCACCATCTGCTGGTTATAGTGGTAATTAATATGgtaataaatgtctttttttatttaaaaaaaaagtgttttctatcaTATGTTGAATTTTCTACATCTTGAAACGTTTGGTTTAacaaatggggacaatctcagaaggattactaaataatgtttttggtcatcacattaaaaataatacttcaagtgctggaaaaatgttgcatgtgcgtgtctaattacagacaccgCGTTTCTTATTCAAACGTTCCCATTagctttattgcaatcaataaaactggtttattggcaaattaaaatatatttaaaatataaagcaTTGTATTAGCATAtaagcattaaaatataaatacaacattaaaaagtcaaccagtGATGGTTTACAGCGAGTACAGAAAgacagctaacagttcacctGAAATGCCCAAGCTAGCTTAACAAAAACTAGGAAGTAACTGTACATATGGTCAATTTCTGTGTAGACACATACCTAAGGTATTGCAATTAAGAGGTCTTTGAACTAGTTGTTcgaaacaaacatacaaaactGCTATCGAAAACAACTACTTGTATCATTGGATACACTGAGTTCAAATACTCAGAATactcatttaaaaacagacagtaTAGCCCTGGAGACAACTTCCCTATGTGAAAAGTATCACTAGtctcatttacattttacttgGATTTACCTGCAATTTCCTTTGGtaaaaaagcatctgctaataacatgtacactaccgttcaaaagtttggggttggtaggattttttattgtttttgaaagagtatcatgtttatgctcaccaaggttacATATAATTTATCAAATATACaggtaaaacagtaatattttgaaatgttattacaatttaaaataacagttttctattttaatatattttaaaatgtaatttatttctgtgatggcaaaactgaatatTCAACAGTCATTACTTTaatctttagtgtcacatgatccttcagaaatcattctaatacgctgatttgttgctcaaaaaaacatttctgattatcattACATTTGGTTGTTCTGCTTAAAttctttttgaaaatgtgatacattgttttcaggattatttgatgaatagaaagatcaagagcagcatttatttaaaaacattttttttgtaacagtcTTTAgcgtcacttttgatcattttaatgcatccttgcagaataaaagtattatatatatttataataaatctcaaacttttgaaagacAGTATATTCAAATTTGTAAATTAAACAGTCAAGTGAattgaaaattaattttaaatgcatgtaTTGTGTATCAGCATTGTCTTGCCTCATTAGTGTGTTTGTCCATGGTGTTAAGCATGACCTCAGTTCCTTTACTGAAGTACTGTACAGCCTCCATGCCCGTGTGAATCTGCCCCAggtacatgtacttactgtggCCCTCCTCTGGACTGAGCTCCACTGCCTTCAGATACACGTGCACTGCTGTCAAGGACTGTAACACACAAATACGCTCACACTCTCTTTAACAACTGGAAAAACAAGACTAGAAGCTCCATGTGGACAGTACAggatacatatatatatacacacaacagTATTTCAAAAGACCATTGAACTGTGGTAGCACAGTATGTGAAAAAAGATATCTGTTTAGCTTTCTCTACATCTCCCAGCTCAGCGCAGATGTTCCCCAGCATGTCCAGGATGGTCAGGTTAGTTGGTTCAATATCCAGCGCTCGCTGACAGTACAGCCTGGCCATGTCAAAGTCAAAGTTGTCTATACACTCTTCAGTCTGAGAGGGACAGAGAAAGTACACTagtgaaatctgaaaacaagatctaatatttaatatgttatACATCTCCATTATATGGCAACATATTACCTTTTCCAATAATTGATCAACAGTGTATTTTTCAGCTGTTTTCTTTTTGGCCCTTTCCTGCATCTTTGCTCTCATTCTTTCCTGAGGTGACATCAAGGCACCtgaaccaataaataaataagttgaatACCAACAACCAAATCAAACCTAAATTACTTTAATGTTAATAAGTCTAGGTTAAGTACAGGTATGTATGTTAAGTGCAAATTTGTCAACCCTTCtttttcttccaaaaaaaatcacaacaaaCGCCACATGGCACATGAAACACATTGCATTGAGTGTCATATTTACCGTTGTCAATAAACCGTTATTGTCAAAACAAGCAGCGGTGACTATCAGTATCCAATTTATATCGCTAGAAACGGGTTTAATTGATGTGGGATTTTATATAACATGTATTAAAGTGATAATTTTCATGAACAGCAATACCAGATTCCTTAAACTGACATACCTCCATTTGGTTTGGTGTCTTTTCTTTTagctttgtttttctttttagctTTTGCTTGTCCGCCCATTGTTGCTAGATAAAACCTGTGTATTTATATTACTTTGTATACAGAAGAAAAGACTTCTCCACTTGGAGGTGAATTCACTTGCCTGCGTGAAAGTAAGCATGGGCTGGCTGCCTACAACGTGAAACGGCTGGATTGACTTCCTGTTAGGTCACAACCAAAtctttaacaaaataaaagtctccAATGATTTCTGATGCGTCTGTTTTTGTTTCCCACGAAACTGATTCTCTTGTCATTGTTCATTTCTGCATAAAATGGGCCACATTTCTatattaaataagaaataacaaaCTTAGAAAATAATAGTTAAGGTATTTAATATTGCGTCATTTGCGtgtaaataacacaaaaagAAATGTTGTTAAATAATTTTCAACTAGGtctacatatatttatatgatttataccataatataattatttatatgatCTAAAAGTTTTTCTAAATGAAGTATACACACTAACATCTTAAAAGGGTGAAAAATTGCACttcgtcaaaaaaaaaaaaaaagacaggacAGTGTAAGCAagaaaaatgactttttgcTGGTTTATACAGCCAtttcttattatattttattgctAATTTATACACAAAATGTGCTTACAAACTGAAGAAAACAGGGCTGTTATCCTAAAGCAACATAGTGCCAGAGggttatatgtaaatatgcagtgtttatgtatatttaaatgtattggtGGTATTGTCTTTGGGACATTGTTTTCTGACCATCTATTATTCACtgcatctttatttttaaaataaaatatttctactCCTCCTGTTATTTCTTATTGGAACAATCTCTTTCATAATGTAAGTTGGACTCAAGTTTGGTCACTGCCCCAGAAGTTGCTCCTTACAAATAAGGTTAAGGAAATTTCATACAAAATAATTCATAGAGTCTATCCTACTAAACAATTTATACAAAGATTTAAAAGTGATATCGAAGTAAAatgctctttttgtgaaaattCCACTGAAACCATCTCTCATTTGTTTTGGTCCTGTGAAGATACACAGTGTTTCTGGAAAGATGTTGAGAACTTTATTGCTGGCAATATcttaaaaacttttattttatccTATATGCATGTGATTTTAGGTTATTATGTTAAAACCCAAAGGATTATAAATCCAATATCAAAGGATATttgatttataattaatttaatcttatttttttgtaaatttcataTCCACAAATGCAAGTTTACAAATGGCAAGCTCAATTTCATAGTGTTTAAGAGGGAGATTAAATTGTGCTTAGATGCAATGCCAGATTCAAAAAATAGTAAAGCAATTAAAACTACTACAATATGCTcttcattaaacatttttggaTAATAGAAATCTATGTATTTTCTTGCATTGATAGAATGTATGTATTTTCTTTCAACAAAGTATGGAATGTCTCTCTTCTCTTATTTCCTCTTctatttgtttttctgtttgttttgttagGTTTACTCTTATGTAATACAGATTGTATTCTGAAGCATATTATGCTTTGATCTTGTTACAATTCTGTACATCTTTTGCgttaataaagcattaaaaaataaataaaataaaaaattattcacTGCACACTCTGTAGgcttaaaaagtaacactgtcTGCAAGAAATTACTATAGCCTCTGTGGGTGCGCCTACTTCACAGGTATTTTAAGAATTTATGGCTGTCTAATCTCTTTCTTATATAACATTGCTTAGCCAAGATTACTGTATATTCAAGTTCAGCCTCCGTATTGTAGGCGGGCAATGTCACAGCGCTGCCGTGTGATTGATGGACGGAACAGCCAATAAAATCTTTCCCTCGCTCGACGTCACCAGAATCTTCTCGATTTGAACCAATCTCTCACAAAGTCGAACTTGAGGTGGAGGCACGTAGTAAATAAACTGAATGGATCATAGAGCATTCTGCAGTTACCACAGCGAGCAATTTACACTGAAATCTTCAGTATTTCCTCTGGGTGTTGTCGAATTCAGTTGACAGTCGTTGGCTACTCTTAAAATAGGCTGTTGGAGGAACGAACTAAACGTTTGTTTTTTGACGTTTAGGTAATGTAGCAAGCCACAGACCGTATGGTGAGTGAGTTACTTCAATGAGGACATACCAGGCCTGTCCAGTTAAATAGACAGAACAGAAACCTTGAATTAAGGAAGCGAATACTGGATAAGACGTAAGATAACATTAATTTCAGGCACAAATTAAACCCTTATGAGGTTAACAGGGCGGTTGTTGTGTGCTGTCGTTAGAGGCTAGAGAAGCTAACGTTCTTTCAGGGTTTTGGCGCGAGCGTTCGATCATTCATTGCTCGCGGGACAGTTTACGCACCAGTAGCGCATCTGTGGCCAATGCCACCTGATCACCAAAGCAAAATCTTTTAAGATTCAGCGGAACACAAAAGCAGGCCAGGACGAGTGCGCTAGCCACGTCGCGTGCACTACAGTGGTTAGCTGTCACAAGGATCTCCATTGGTCTTGATGCTTGGTTTGAGTTAATATCAACGAAGATCCAGAGCAGAAATGTCAGATACGAGTAAAGAAGTGGTGGATCTGGTGTGGGGCAGACCCAGTGGCGGAGGAGTGCCTGCATCCCTCTTCCGCAGGTGGTCTCAAGGTAAGCGATTGGCTGGAATACGCTGCACGACTTTAAAAATCCGAACATATTTTACAAACACAAGGCGTCATACACATCGACTTTAAAAGATTACAGAGTAAAACCGAACATCATACAGTTAACGACTGAGGATCACGCTTATCCAGGCTTTTCTAGTTTTTCTGGATGGATAGTTTTCCTGAAGGCAAGCTTAAAAAATTGAGCAAGTCATGctgtgtattccagccttaatGCTGACTCAGATTTTGTAGTTTGAAGCTCCTTTTGAAGGATATACTGTACATCATCCATTACTTGTGTTGTAAAAAAATCTGCAGTGGTCAGCAAAGAAGACCTATGCCAAGTCCACATTACTTCAACCTGACTGCTTGCCCAGTTGAATTGTGATGAATTGCTTAAATGAGACTTGTGGCAATGACTACGTTTTTTTGTTCACTGCATTTCTTTCTACAGGCTTTGTGTTCAGTGAGGCTGAGCGCTCTGCACTGGAGCAGTTTGAAGGCGGACCGTGTGCTGTCATTGCACCTGTACAGGTATTCACCTTTCCCTCAAGCCTTATTATTTCTATTAATAGCTTATGATGATGTTCAGTAATGAATTACAGTATGTCTACACCCATGGGTTTGTATAGACCacacacaaaagctgcattgtAGTGATGTAGAATACAGGTTGGtgacaaatttttaaaaaatcaggGGAACTGCAACCTTGCTGAACCATGTACTTGTTGTTGACATCATCAGCACTCTTCACTGCAATCCTCAAAACACCAAGTGAAGGAATATCATTTGGAAGAATTGGGTTACTTTCTGCCAGTAGAATTCCAGAATAGAAAGTATGCCAGGGTGAATTGAAGCTGTTCTGCCAGCATGTTTACCTTAAGACACTTCATTTaggtttttcttttaatttgtcAACTGTCTTTTATTAATATCAATTTATAAAATGGGCCACATTACTatattaaataagaaataacaactTATAAAATAATAGGTGAAATATGTTTAAGGTGtgttgcctggatttaatattGCATCATTTGCGtgtaaataacacaaaaagATATGTTGTTAAATAATTTTCAACTAGGtctacatatatttatatgatttatat
The sequence above is drawn from the Megalobrama amblycephala isolate DHTTF-2021 linkage group LG13, ASM1881202v1, whole genome shotgun sequence genome and encodes:
- the si:dkey-12j5.1 gene encoding probable assembly chaperone of rpl4 isoform X3, which encodes MGGQAKAKKKNKAKRKDTKPNGGALMSPQERMRAKMQERAKKKTAEKYTVDQLLEKTEECIDNFDFDMARLYCQRALDIEPTNLTILDMLGNICAELGDVEKAKQVYLKAVELSPEEGHSKYMYLGQIHTGMEAVQYFSKGTEVMLNTMDKHTNEASAFGAAAFPSEGAVTKKEVSVAFCSIAEIFFTDLCMEEGAADRCKEAIDKALLYDEHNPEALQLMASYLFSIEKTEEGREYLKKSVSSWLPSLQKKEESSASAAHDMEEEENQTKSNIPPYESRITTAKLLIEAEEYEASVTPCGVRQLINEAWMVQPPGTNPRRVLTCRQVTITVANLSPRQPIAQAKTCHHGKTVTAVDSSVTNPQYP